A genome region from Methylorubrum populi includes the following:
- a CDS encoding phasin, producing the protein MSSTPNYEIPTEMRDFAEKSVEQARKAFDSFIGAARRTADTVQGSTDLARANATSISSRGFEYAEQNVNAAFDLAQKLVRSRDVQEAMQHQAEFVRAQFAAIQAQAKEFGGLAQSAFQQSAENAKSAMQQGAAEARQAYEQGVETARENANDAQKATS; encoded by the coding sequence ATGAGCAGCACCCCGAATTACGAGATCCCCACCGAGATGCGCGACTTCGCCGAGAAGAGCGTCGAGCAGGCCCGGAAGGCCTTCGACTCGTTCATCGGTGCCGCCCGCCGCACCGCGGACACGGTGCAGGGCTCGACCGATCTCGCCCGCGCCAACGCGACCAGCATCTCCAGCCGCGGTTTCGAGTACGCCGAGCAGAACGTCAACGCCGCGTTCGACCTGGCGCAGAAGCTCGTCCGCTCGCGCGACGTTCAGGAGGCGATGCAGCACCAGGCCGAGTTCGTGCGTGCGCAGTTCGCCGCGATCCAGGCGCAGGCCAAGGAGTTCGGCGGTCTCGCCCAGAGCGCGTTCCAGCAGAGCGCCGAGAACGCCAAGAGCGCCATGCAGCAGGGAGCCGCCGAGGCCCGCCAGGCCTACGAGCAGGGCGTCGAGACCGCCCGCGAGAACGCCAACGACGCGCAGAAGGCGACGTCCTGA
- the acs gene encoding acetate--CoA ligase translates to MSEKVIDVQDAWRERALIDDAEYKAMYAASVSDPEGFWAEHGKRIDWSTPFSKVKNTSFAPDNVSIKWFEDGKTNVALNCIDRHLETRGDQTAIIWEGDDPNESRHITYRQLHAEVCRMANVLRNRGVGKGDRVTLYLPMIPEAAYAMLACARLGAIHAIVFGGFSPDSLASRIDGCGSKLVVTADEGLRGGRKVPLKANVDEAIKRLDKELVDHVIVVRRTGGAVAMEPGRDVYYHEAAEQVTDDCPAEAVEAEHPLFILYTSGSTGQPKGVVHTTGGYLVYASMTHRYVFDYHDGDIYWCTADVGWVTGHSYIVYGPLANGATTLMFEGIPTYPSNARFWEVIDKHEVNVFYTAPTAIRSLMGGGEGPVKKTARTSLRVLGSVGEPINPEAWDWYYRVVGDSRCSIVDTWWQTETGGILITPLPGATRLKPGSATRPFFGVQPVMVDAEGKELDGACEGNLCIKDSWPGQMRTVYGDHERFEQTYFSTYKNLYFTGDGARRDADGYYWITGRVDDVINVSGHRMGTAEVESSLVAHPKVSEAAVVGYPHNVKGQGIYAYVTLNEGEEGDDALRKELVTWVRKDIGPIASPDLIQFAPGLPKTRSGKIMRRILRKIAEDDFGSLGDTSTLAEPAVVDDLIENRQNRA, encoded by the coding sequence ATGAGCGAGAAGGTCATCGACGTCCAAGATGCGTGGCGCGAGCGGGCTCTCATCGACGATGCCGAGTACAAGGCGATGTACGCGGCCTCCGTTTCCGATCCCGAAGGGTTCTGGGCCGAGCACGGCAAGCGCATCGACTGGTCGACCCCGTTCAGCAAGGTCAAGAATACCAGCTTTGCGCCCGATAACGTCTCGATCAAGTGGTTCGAGGACGGCAAGACCAACGTCGCCCTGAACTGCATCGATCGCCACCTCGAAACCCGCGGCGACCAGACCGCGATCATCTGGGAGGGCGACGACCCGAACGAGTCGAGGCACATCACCTACAGGCAGTTGCACGCGGAAGTGTGCCGGATGGCCAACGTCCTGCGCAACCGCGGCGTCGGCAAGGGCGACCGCGTCACGCTCTACCTGCCGATGATCCCCGAGGCCGCCTACGCCATGCTCGCCTGCGCGCGGCTGGGCGCCATCCACGCCATCGTCTTCGGCGGCTTCTCGCCCGACTCGCTGGCGAGCCGCATCGACGGCTGCGGCTCGAAGCTCGTCGTCACCGCCGACGAGGGCCTGCGCGGCGGGCGCAAGGTGCCGCTCAAGGCCAACGTCGACGAGGCGATCAAGCGCCTCGACAAGGAGCTCGTGGATCACGTCATCGTCGTGAGGCGCACCGGCGGCGCCGTCGCGATGGAGCCGGGCCGCGACGTCTACTACCACGAGGCCGCCGAGCAGGTGACGGACGATTGCCCGGCCGAGGCGGTGGAGGCCGAGCACCCGCTCTTCATCCTCTACACCTCGGGCTCGACCGGCCAGCCGAAGGGCGTGGTGCACACCACCGGCGGCTATCTCGTCTACGCCTCGATGACCCACCGGTACGTCTTCGACTACCACGACGGCGACATCTACTGGTGCACCGCGGATGTCGGCTGGGTCACCGGCCACAGCTACATCGTCTACGGTCCGCTCGCGAACGGCGCCACGACGCTGATGTTCGAGGGCATCCCGACCTACCCGTCGAACGCCCGCTTCTGGGAGGTGATCGACAAGCACGAGGTCAACGTCTTCTACACCGCACCGACGGCGATCCGCTCGCTGATGGGCGGCGGCGAAGGTCCGGTGAAGAAGACCGCGCGCACCTCGCTCCGCGTGCTGGGCTCGGTCGGCGAACCGATCAACCCGGAGGCCTGGGACTGGTACTACCGCGTCGTCGGCGATTCCCGCTGCTCCATCGTCGATACGTGGTGGCAGACCGAGACCGGCGGCATCCTCATCACCCCGCTTCCCGGCGCGACCCGGCTCAAGCCCGGCTCGGCGACCCGGCCGTTCTTCGGCGTGCAGCCGGTGATGGTCGATGCCGAGGGCAAGGAACTCGACGGCGCCTGCGAGGGCAACCTCTGCATCAAGGATAGCTGGCCGGGCCAGATGCGCACGGTCTACGGCGACCACGAGCGGTTCGAGCAGACCTACTTCTCGACCTACAAGAACCTCTACTTCACCGGCGACGGCGCCCGGCGCGACGCCGACGGCTACTACTGGATCACCGGCCGCGTCGACGACGTGATCAACGTCTCGGGTCACCGCATGGGCACCGCCGAGGTCGAATCCTCGCTGGTGGCGCATCCGAAGGTCTCGGAGGCGGCGGTGGTCGGCTACCCCCACAACGTGAAGGGCCAGGGCATCTACGCCTACGTCACCCTCAACGAGGGCGAGGAGGGCGACGACGCCCTGCGCAAGGAACTGGTGACCTGGGTCCGCAAGGATATCGGCCCGATCGCCTCGCCCGACCTGATCCAGTTCGCGCCGGGCCTGCCCAAGACCCGCTCGGGCAAGATCATGCGCCGCATCCTGCGCAAGATCGCCGAGGACGATTTCGGATCCCTCGGCGACACCTCGACCCTGGCCGAGCCGGCGGTGGTCGACGACCTGATCGAGAACCGCCAGAACCGCGCCTGA
- a CDS encoding PAS domain-containing sensor histidine kinase: MSDRAVQESSSEDASTLRAALVRWRSDASTAHLVRESGPFLVFDEEARRVLHAAGAAVGWRAGIAGEDGAILPGLRLPEQIHRAGALDERPRMVRLRLDPRGVAPPVVALVARVALGERSALLLAPIGALPALRPVESPSTAAPSPEAEKPAVPEPAAVLPLPARDAEPADLPARFVWRSDAEGVLAPVSRTHPDLAAALAGRSWAMLAADGVIDGPALIAALSARRTFRALPLVVHGAAFAHAVEISGAPAGRATADFSGFGGFAIPGERRPRVVGEEEAVPNEAPEAAPGADGALSVNEHAAFREVARILGLRFAPDAAVPDETAPPPRPETPPGGSVTPFPTPPGRVADAEGRARSALAELLESLPLGVLVYRGDEVLFATRAFLALTGHADLAALRQSGLAQLFRGLPPGERKTAEPAPFAHAGGGTVALRIDHAGLVWEGAPAEICLARAAAGESVAEAVAIPPNAARARAEKVLDSLEEGVVTLDAEGRVVGLNPSAAELVHAHPKEVVGGRFADLFAPESLPALEAAVSASRRSGASELHGVTARTGAAALRLRIARLLGEDAPGYCASLREIRGEDAALSAPTTAEPVTREVPEAEAAWKANALARVSREIRPSLNAILSLTDMMLSDRFDRADAERLEAYLREVRLSGGRIAGLIDDLRDLAEIQAGRGKLAFASLALNDLVASCIAAQQAQAARDRIVLRTSLSADLPSLKADERSIRQAALTVLGNAIRVTEAGGQVIVSTTLAERGEVALRVRDTGTGMTEEELLGALEPFRADLGPAAEGEEKGFGLILTKALVEANRGRFRITSRKHEGTLVEMLFPAA; the protein is encoded by the coding sequence ATGTCGGACCGCGCTGTGCAGGAATCCTCATCGGAGGACGCTTCGACCCTCCGGGCTGCGCTCGTGCGGTGGCGGAGCGATGCGTCGACGGCCCATCTCGTCCGCGAGAGCGGCCCGTTCCTCGTGTTCGATGAGGAGGCTCGACGGGTTCTGCACGCCGCCGGTGCGGCGGTGGGCTGGCGTGCCGGGATCGCGGGGGAAGACGGCGCGATCCTGCCCGGCTTGCGTCTGCCGGAGCAGATCCACCGGGCCGGTGCGTTGGACGAACGGCCGCGCATGGTCCGCCTGCGCCTCGATCCGCGGGGCGTCGCGCCGCCCGTGGTCGCCCTGGTCGCGCGCGTGGCCCTGGGAGAGCGGTCGGCCCTGCTTCTCGCGCCGATCGGAGCCCTGCCGGCCCTGCGGCCGGTCGAATCCCCCTCGACGGCGGCTCCGTCCCCCGAGGCGGAAAAGCCTGCCGTCCCGGAGCCGGCGGCTGTCCTGCCGCTTCCTGCGCGGGATGCGGAGCCGGCCGACCTGCCCGCCCGCTTCGTCTGGCGCAGCGATGCCGAGGGCGTGCTGGCCCCCGTCTCCCGCACCCATCCCGACCTCGCCGCGGCGCTCGCCGGGCGCTCCTGGGCCATGCTCGCAGCCGACGGCGTGATCGACGGGCCGGCGCTGATCGCGGCGCTTTCGGCGCGGCGCACCTTCCGCGCATTGCCGCTCGTGGTGCACGGAGCCGCCTTCGCGCACGCGGTCGAGATCTCCGGCGCCCCGGCCGGCCGCGCCACGGCGGACTTTTCCGGGTTCGGCGGTTTCGCGATTCCGGGCGAGCGGCGCCCGCGCGTCGTCGGCGAGGAGGAGGCCGTTCCGAACGAGGCGCCGGAGGCGGCGCCCGGGGCGGACGGCGCGTTGTCGGTGAACGAGCATGCCGCCTTCCGCGAGGTGGCGCGCATCCTCGGCCTGCGCTTCGCGCCCGACGCGGCCGTGCCGGACGAGACGGCGCCCCCGCCCCGCCCGGAGACGCCGCCGGGCGGTTCGGTGACGCCGTTCCCGACACCGCCGGGCCGGGTCGCCGACGCCGAGGGCCGCGCCCGCTCGGCGCTCGCCGAACTGCTCGAAAGTCTGCCGCTCGGCGTGCTGGTCTATCGTGGCGACGAGGTCTTGTTCGCGACCCGCGCCTTCCTCGCCCTGACCGGCCATGCCGACCTGGCCGCCCTGCGGCAGTCGGGTCTCGCGCAATTGTTTCGCGGCCTCCCGCCCGGTGAGCGGAAGACGGCGGAGCCGGCGCCCTTCGCCCATGCCGGGGGCGGCACCGTGGCGCTGCGCATCGACCACGCCGGCCTCGTCTGGGAGGGGGCGCCGGCCGAGATCTGCCTCGCGCGCGCCGCCGCCGGCGAGAGCGTCGCCGAAGCCGTCGCGATCCCGCCGAATGCCGCGCGGGCGCGGGCGGAGAAGGTGCTGGACAGCCTGGAGGAGGGCGTCGTCACCCTCGACGCCGAGGGCCGCGTCGTCGGCCTGAACCCGAGCGCGGCCGAACTCGTGCACGCCCATCCCAAGGAGGTCGTGGGCGGGCGCTTCGCCGACCTGTTCGCGCCCGAGAGCCTGCCGGCGCTGGAGGCGGCGGTCAGCGCTTCCCGCCGCTCGGGAGCGAGCGAGCTTCACGGTGTCACGGCGCGGACCGGGGCGGCGGCCCTGCGCCTGCGTATCGCCCGGCTGCTGGGCGAGGACGCGCCGGGCTACTGCGCCAGCCTGCGCGAGATCCGTGGCGAGGACGCCGCCCTGTCGGCGCCGACGACGGCCGAACCGGTCACGCGGGAGGTGCCCGAGGCGGAGGCCGCCTGGAAGGCCAATGCGCTCGCGCGGGTCAGCCGCGAGATCCGCCCCTCGCTCAACGCGATCCTGAGCCTCACCGACATGATGCTCTCGGACCGCTTCGACCGGGCCGATGCCGAGCGTCTGGAGGCTTACCTGCGCGAGGTGCGCCTCTCCGGCGGCCGCATCGCCGGCCTGATCGACGATCTGCGCGATCTCGCCGAGATCCAGGCGGGCCGCGGCAAGCTCGCCTTCGCCAGCCTCGCCCTCAACGATCTCGTCGCGTCCTGCATCGCCGCACAGCAGGCGCAGGCGGCGCGGGACCGCATCGTCCTGCGCACCAGCCTCTCCGCGGATCTTCCGTCCCTGAAGGCCGACGAGCGCTCGATCCGACAGGCGGCGCTGACGGTGCTCGGCAACGCCATCCGGGTGACGGAGGCGGGCGGACAGGTGATCGTCTCGACCACGCTCGCCGAGCGCGGCGAGGTCGCCCTGCGGGTGCGCGACACCGGCACGGGCATGACCGAGGAGGAACTGCTCGGCGCCCTCGAACCGTTCCGGGCCGATCTCGGCCCGGCCGCGGAGGGCGAGGAGAAGGGGTTCGGGCTGATCCTGACCAAGGCGCTGGTGGAGGCCAATCGCGGCCGCTTCCGCATCACGAGCCGCAAGCACGAGGGAACCCTGGTCGAGATGCTGTTTCCCGCCGCGTGA
- a CDS encoding LLM class flavin-dependent oxidoreductase, whose protein sequence is MKFSLFVHMERFDDARTHAELFDELTDLVQTAERGGFEAAWIGEHHGMEFTIAPNPFINLAYLGARTERIRLGTGTVIAPFWHPIRLAGEAAMTDLATGGRLDLGIARGAYSFEYERLMPGLDAWGAGQRMREMIPALRGLWTGDYTHEGEFWRFPKTTATPRPLQRPGIPVWVAARDPNSHAFAVENGCNVQVTPLASGDGEVEALIGRFDKACADAPGVARPQIMLLQHTFVSDSPEDTARLSEDLSRFYCAFGALFQNKLPIEQGFIRGLDADLQASMPQYAPDTIARNLVIGEPDTVIARLKAYEAMGYDQYSVWIDSGIGHARKKRSLERFIRDVMPAFA, encoded by the coding sequence ATGAAATTCTCTCTCTTCGTCCACATGGAGCGCTTCGACGACGCGCGCACCCATGCCGAGCTGTTCGATGAACTGACCGACCTCGTCCAGACGGCGGAGCGGGGCGGGTTCGAGGCGGCCTGGATCGGCGAGCACCACGGGATGGAGTTCACGATCGCTCCCAATCCCTTCATCAACCTCGCCTATCTCGGCGCCCGCACCGAGCGCATCCGGCTCGGGACCGGCACGGTGATCGCGCCGTTCTGGCACCCGATCCGCCTCGCCGGGGAGGCGGCGATGACCGATCTCGCCACCGGCGGGCGGCTCGATCTCGGCATCGCCCGGGGTGCCTACAGCTTCGAGTACGAGCGCCTGATGCCCGGCCTCGACGCCTGGGGCGCCGGCCAGCGGATGCGCGAGATGATCCCGGCCCTGCGCGGCCTGTGGACCGGCGACTACACCCACGAGGGCGAGTTCTGGCGCTTCCCGAAGACCACCGCGACACCGAGGCCGCTCCAGAGGCCGGGCATCCCGGTCTGGGTCGCGGCGCGCGATCCGAACTCCCACGCCTTCGCCGTCGAGAACGGCTGCAACGTCCAGGTCACGCCGCTCGCCTCGGGCGACGGCGAGGTCGAGGCGCTGATCGGCCGCTTCGACAAGGCCTGCGCCGACGCGCCCGGGGTGGCGCGCCCGCAGATCATGCTGCTGCAGCACACCTTCGTGTCGGATTCCCCCGAGGACACGGCACGGCTGAGCGAGGATCTGAGCCGGTTCTACTGCGCCTTCGGCGCCCTGTTCCAGAACAAGCTCCCGATCGAGCAGGGCTTCATCCGCGGCCTCGACGCCGACCTCCAGGCCTCGATGCCGCAATACGCGCCCGACACGATCGCCCGGAACCTCGTCATCGGCGAGCCCGATACGGTCATTGCCCGCCTCAAGGCTTACGAGGCGATGGGCTACGACCAGTACTCGGTCTGGATCGACAGCGGCATCGGCCATGCCCGCAAGAAGCGCTCGCTGGAGCGGTTCATCCGCGACGTCATGCCGGCCTTCGCGTGA
- a CDS encoding amino acid synthesis family protein — MPVSSIRKLVAYQETTFIEGGRSAPQPLKLFGVAAVLKNPWAGRGFVEDLRPEIRRIAPELGALLTAEIIRAVGSGEAVEGYGKAAVVGTEGEIEHASALIHTLRFGNHYRQAVGAKSYLSFTNTRGGPDCPIVIPLMHKHDEGMRSHYLTVQFSILDAPAPDEVVVALGASVGGRPHHRIGDRYQDLREIEAGDA; from the coding sequence ATGCCCGTGTCGTCGATCCGCAAGCTCGTCGCTTACCAAGAGACCACCTTCATCGAGGGCGGGCGGTCCGCCCCGCAGCCGCTCAAGCTGTTCGGCGTCGCCGCCGTCCTGAAGAACCCCTGGGCGGGGCGGGGCTTCGTCGAGGATCTCAGGCCCGAGATCCGCAGGATCGCGCCGGAGCTCGGCGCCCTGCTGACCGCCGAGATCATCCGCGCCGTCGGGTCCGGCGAGGCGGTCGAGGGCTACGGCAAGGCCGCCGTCGTCGGCACGGAAGGCGAGATCGAGCACGCCTCGGCGCTGATCCACACCCTGCGCTTCGGCAACCATTACCGGCAGGCGGTGGGTGCCAAGAGCTACCTGAGCTTCACCAACACGCGCGGCGGTCCGGATTGCCCGATCGTGATCCCGCTGATGCACAAGCACGACGAGGGCATGCGCTCGCATTACCTCACCGTGCAGTTCTCGATCCTCGATGCGCCGGCGCCCGACGAGGTCGTGGTGGCGCTGGGCGCCTCCGTCGGCGGGCGCCCGCATCATCGCATCGGCGACCGCTACCAGGATCTGCGGGAGATCGAGGCCGGCGATGCCTGA
- a CDS encoding DUF485 domain-containing protein gives MSATQTVRPAATSDVRTLHGADALDMPEPDHRLDRIAEHPTFKTLVHERTRFGWILTGLILLVYFGFIGLIAFDRALLATKVGGTASLGFYMGMFVIVFAFILTGVYVARANTRYDRLSADLVRSLAK, from the coding sequence ATGAGCGCCACACAGACGGTGAGGCCGGCGGCGACGTCGGACGTCCGCACACTCCACGGGGCCGATGCCCTCGACATGCCCGAGCCCGACCACCGGCTCGACCGCATCGCCGAGCACCCGACCTTCAAGACCCTGGTTCACGAGCGCACACGGTTCGGCTGGATCCTCACCGGCCTGATCCTGCTCGTCTATTTCGGCTTCATCGGCCTGATCGCCTTCGACAGGGCGCTGCTCGCGACCAAGGTCGGCGGCACGGCCTCGCTCGGCTTCTACATGGGCATGTTCGTCATCGTCTTCGCGTTCATCCTCACGGGCGTCTACGTCGCCCGCGCCAACACGCGCTACGACCGGCTCTCGGCCGACCTCGTCCGGAGCCTCGCCAAATGA
- a CDS encoding GntR family transcriptional regulator: MVAGILRVERETKSLREMTLDKMRRAILDQHFKPGDRLVERELCDQLAVSRSVVREVLRHLEAEGIVEIVPNRGPIVAVLTRAQARQIYEVRGYLEALAARGCAEGSDAPAVADTLDASLERIAHGYATKDAALILEATAQFYERMFLASGREIAWDIVSALHMRITHLRSITIATPGRATDGPEEMRRIVAAIRARDGEAAFQASLSHVERAEQLALAEINP, encoded by the coding sequence ATGGTGGCGGGGATTCTACGAGTCGAGCGGGAAACGAAGTCGCTGCGCGAGATGACGCTCGACAAGATGCGTCGGGCGATCCTCGACCAGCATTTCAAGCCCGGCGACCGCTTGGTCGAGCGCGAACTGTGCGACCAGCTCGCCGTCAGCCGCTCCGTCGTCCGCGAAGTGCTCCGGCACCTCGAGGCCGAAGGCATCGTCGAGATCGTGCCCAACCGCGGTCCGATCGTGGCGGTGCTCACCCGGGCACAGGCGCGCCAGATCTACGAGGTGCGCGGCTATCTTGAGGCGCTGGCCGCACGGGGCTGCGCCGAAGGCTCCGATGCGCCTGCGGTGGCGGATACGCTGGATGCCAGCCTGGAACGCATCGCCCATGGCTACGCGACCAAGGACGCCGCCCTGATCCTGGAAGCGACCGCGCAGTTCTACGAGCGCATGTTCCTGGCGAGCGGCCGGGAGATCGCCTGGGACATCGTGTCGGCGCTGCACATGCGCATCACGCATCTGCGCTCGATCACCATCGCCACGCCTGGCCGCGCCACGGACGGCCCCGAGGAGATGCGGCGGATCGTGGCCGCGATCCGGGCTCGTGACGGAGAGGCCGCGTTCCAGGCCAGCCTCTCGCATGTCGAGCGCGCCGAGCAACTGGCGCTTGCCGAGATCAACCCCTAG
- a CDS encoding alpha/beta fold hydrolase gives MPEAASPAVLTDREGRRTAVISAGAETGATPILFIHGVGLDHSVWRPQIAAFAGVRPVHAYDMMGHGGSDLPKGRPDLADYAAQLVGVLDALGIGRAHLVGHSMGAMVALETALSHPARVASVTALNAVYRRSAEQSAAVLRRVEALEAGEAGPGVETTLARWFDSPAPPHLADEAERMRGLLERADEQGYALAYRVFATADAAYAGRLPGLSVPALFMTGQHDPNSTPEMTRAMAAAVPGARGLVLSGERHMMPLVGAARVNAEIARFLAALEAEEPTAAPKRFRNALGAFATGVTVVTTLQENGEPRGFTANSFSSVSLDPPLVSICIARTASSHPVFKAAPRFAVNILAQDQRDVSGVFASKRPDKFEQVAWASGATGSPVLEDCAAWFDCRLHEVVAAGDHDILIGEVVDFDGSNRMPLGYCRGAYVEFGLAQDAVAASARSSEVRAILESEGEILLVEERDGRLALPSAPCLEPSSDPKSLHGKLASLSVAAELGFLFAVYEDHGTPGAPTSIVYRGSFSGQTGPGTRLWPVADLANCPIRDPAVRTMLDRYARERRENAFGVYAGNVTAGTVQTLHPGPAA, from the coding sequence ATGCCTGAGGCCGCTTCCCCCGCCGTCCTGACCGACCGGGAGGGTCGGCGCACCGCCGTCATCTCGGCCGGCGCCGAGACGGGGGCGACCCCGATCCTGTTCATCCACGGGGTCGGTCTCGACCACTCCGTGTGGCGGCCGCAGATCGCCGCCTTCGCCGGGGTGCGGCCGGTCCACGCCTACGACATGATGGGCCATGGCGGCTCGGACCTGCCGAAGGGCAGGCCGGATCTGGCGGACTACGCCGCCCAGCTCGTCGGCGTCCTCGACGCGCTGGGGATCGGGCGCGCGCATCTGGTCGGCCACTCGATGGGCGCGATGGTGGCGCTGGAGACGGCCCTGTCGCATCCCGCGCGGGTGGCCAGCGTCACCGCGCTCAACGCCGTCTACCGCCGCAGCGCCGAGCAGAGCGCGGCGGTCCTGCGCCGGGTCGAGGCCCTGGAGGCGGGCGAGGCCGGCCCCGGGGTCGAGACCACGTTGGCACGCTGGTTCGATTCCCCGGCGCCGCCGCATCTCGCCGACGAGGCGGAGCGGATGCGGGGCCTGCTGGAACGGGCCGACGAGCAGGGCTACGCCCTGGCCTACCGGGTCTTCGCCACCGCCGACGCCGCCTATGCCGGGCGTCTCCCGGGCCTGTCGGTGCCGGCCCTGTTCATGACGGGCCAGCACGACCCCAACTCCACCCCCGAGATGACGCGGGCGATGGCCGCGGCGGTCCCGGGCGCCCGCGGGCTCGTCCTGTCGGGCGAGCGCCACATGATGCCCCTGGTCGGGGCGGCCAGGGTCAATGCCGAGATCGCACGTTTCCTCGCCGCGCTCGAAGCGGAGGAGCCCACCGCCGCGCCGAAGCGCTTCCGCAACGCGCTCGGTGCCTTCGCCACCGGCGTCACCGTCGTGACGACGCTGCAGGAGAACGGCGAGCCGCGGGGATTTACCGCGAACTCGTTCAGCTCGGTCTCGCTCGATCCGCCGCTCGTCTCGATCTGCATCGCCCGCACGGCCTCGAGCCACCCGGTGTTCAAGGCCGCGCCGCGGTTCGCCGTGAACATCCTGGCGCAGGACCAGCGCGACGTGTCCGGCGTGTTCGCCTCGAAGCGCCCCGACAAGTTCGAGCAGGTCGCCTGGGCCTCGGGCGCCACCGGCTCCCCGGTGCTGGAGGATTGCGCCGCGTGGTTCGACTGCCGCCTGCACGAGGTGGTGGCGGCCGGCGACCACGACATCCTCATCGGCGAAGTGGTCGATTTCGACGGCAGCAACCGGATGCCGCTCGGCTATTGCCGCGGCGCCTATGTCGAGTTCGGTCTCGCCCAGGATGCGGTGGCGGCCAGCGCCCGCTCCAGCGAGGTCCGGGCTATCCTCGAATCGGAGGGCGAAATCCTTCTGGTCGAGGAGCGCGACGGGCGCCTCGCCCTGCCCTCGGCCCCCTGCCTCGAACCGTCCTCCGATCCGAAAAGCCTGCACGGCAAGCTCGCGTCCCTGAGCGTCGCGGCCGAACTCGGGTTCCTGTTCGCCGTCTACGAGGATCACGGCACGCCGGGCGCCCCGACCTCGATCGTCTATCGCGGGAGCTTCTCCGGCCAGACCGGCCCCGGCACCCGCCTCTGGCCGGTCGCGGATCTCGCGAACTGCCCGATCCGGGATCCGGCGGTCCGGACGATGCTCGACCGCTACGCCCGCGAGCGCCGGGAGAATGCCTTCGGCGTCTACGCGGGCAACGTCACCGCGGGAACGGTCCAGACCCTGCACCCGGGTCCGGCGGCCTGA